The nucleotide sequence GTGCCGCGCGTCACGCTGGTCACCCGCAAGACCTACGGCGGCGCGTACATCGCGATGAACTCCGCGTCCCTGGGCGCCACCAAGGTCCTCGCGTGGCCGACCGCGGAGGTCGCCGTGATGGGCGCCGTCGCGGCGGTGCGCATCCTGCACCGCCGCCGTCTGGCCGAGGTGCCGGACGACCTGAAGCCCCAGGTCGAACAGGAACTCGCCGCCGAACACGAGAAGGTCGCCGGCGGCCTCGACCGGGCCGTCGAGATCGGCGTCGTCCACGAGGTCATCGACCCCGACGAGAGCCGCATCGCCCTCGCCAAGGCCATCGCCGAGGCCCCGCGACAGCGCGGCCGACACGGCAACATCCCGCTGTAGCGCCGGGACGACCGACCGCTCCTCGCCCTGCCCGTCCCCGCCGGGGGACGGGCAGTGGCGTGCGCGGCGCCGGAATCCACCGCACACGCGACCCGGGTGCGGCTCGCGATACGGCGGCGTCACGCCGTCCCCCGGTCTCCCGCACGGAACCGGACACAACCCAGGCGCGGTCTCGTGTCCCGGCGTGTGTCCTGGTGTGCAACTCCTCCGGCCCCCGTACGCGGGTTCGCGCCCACGACCACCACACGGTGCGGGGCGGGCCGGTTCTCCCGGCCCGCCCCGCACATCACCGTGCCCGCGGTCCCCCTTGTTTGCCGGAGGCCGGGTCTCTTCCCCGTCGGATCACCGTCCGTTCGGAAGCCCGCGCCCGCCGGATCGTCGACTCCGCGTTTCCCGTGATTCCGTACCGCCGCCGTGCGTCCCGCACGGGTCGCCGCGGTGCCTCACGGCCCGTCAGACGACTTGGTGGAGCCACCGGACGGGTGCGCCCTCACCCGCGTAGCGGAAAGGCTCCAGCTCGTCGTCCCACGGCTTGCCGAGCAGCTTCTCGATCTCGTGCTGGAGGTCGCACTCCCCCCGGGCCGCGCGGCCGAGGACGGCGCGCAGGCGGTCCTCCGGGATGAGGATGTCGCCGTGGGCACCCGTGACCGCGTGGAAGATCCCGAGGTCGGGTGTATTGCTGTAACGCTCCCCCTCGGCACCCGGCGACGGCTCCTCGGTGACCTCGAAGCGCAGCAGGTGCCAGCCCCGGAGGGCGGAGGCGAGTTTGGCGGCGGTCCCGGGGCGGCCGTGCCACGACATCTCGGCACGGAGCATTCCGGGTGCGGCCGGCTGACGGACCCAGTCCAAGGTGAGGCGCACGCCAAGAACGCCCTGTGCGGCCCACTCGATGTGGGGACACAGCGCGCGCGGCGCGGAGTGCACGTACAAGACTCCACGTGTCGTCACTGGGACCTCCAGGCTAAGGACGAGGTACGCCTTCCCCAGCGGCCTCGGATTCGCCTCACGTCC is from Yinghuangia sp. ASG 101 and encodes:
- a CDS encoding DUF3145 domain-containing protein, whose amino-acid sequence is MTTRGVLYVHSAPRALCPHIEWAAQGVLGVRLTLDWVRQPAAPGMLRAEMSWHGRPGTAAKLASALRGWHLLRFEVTEEPSPGAEGERYSNTPDLGIFHAVTGAHGDILIPEDRLRAVLGRAARGECDLQHEIEKLLGKPWDDELEPFRYAGEGAPVRWLHQVV